The following proteins are co-located in the Longimicrobium sp. genome:
- a CDS encoding GAF domain-containing sensor histidine kinase, whose product MRASERGAAALEPAGAYLAEASRVLSDSLDYETTLGRVAELALPQLGGWCIVDLLEEDGTMRRVAVVHPDPARQPMARRLVSGWPPHRDDPLGLPVVMRTRRAELIPDVSEDMLTTAAHDSEHRRVLQALGMGAVIVAPMLARGSVLGAITFVSGPGQHYGDEDLAVAEDLARRAGISIDNARLFRAAERARAQAEEASRAKSEFLAAMSHEMRTPLNAVLGYVDLLEVEIAGPLTEEQREQMARIRGSSAQLLALVDQVLDLARLESGSLPVARERAPVREAVDEALGRIRTAAAAEGVALANECPGDSRGYFVGDVGRVGEVLDHLLSNAVKFTGRGGQVRVTCGVAGRADPGARVSGPGPWACIEVEDTGVGIEPGRLDEMFEPFRQGSAGHTRTEGGAGLGLTVARHLSRLMGGDVTVRSSPGRGSCFTLWLPAAPESEVDLERDERARRRSGHAIEAAGRDLTCHVDGVMEAYVRRIRGDARLRSARDATTVDLLDHAATLVADVAQSMVVLGGVAEDTPRLLRDGSRIQRFVAELHAEQRRRLGWTEPELRRDFEVLREEVESSVRTHCPPGEGAEAAAAVAARLLRQSERVGMQAYRAAAASDEPTSPPPEARSGAPSAERQGDVGRPG is encoded by the coding sequence ATGCGAGCGAGCGAGCGGGGGGCGGCGGCACTGGAACCGGCGGGGGCGTACCTCGCCGAGGCCAGCCGCGTGCTCTCCGATTCGCTCGACTACGAGACCACGCTGGGGCGCGTGGCCGAGCTGGCGCTGCCGCAGCTGGGCGGGTGGTGCATCGTGGACCTGCTGGAGGAGGACGGCACCATGCGCCGCGTGGCCGTGGTGCACCCCGACCCCGCCCGCCAGCCCATGGCCCGCAGGCTGGTGAGCGGATGGCCGCCGCACCGCGACGACCCGCTGGGGCTGCCGGTGGTGATGCGCACCCGCCGCGCCGAGCTGATCCCCGACGTGAGCGAGGACATGCTCACCACCGCGGCGCACGACTCCGAGCACCGGCGCGTGCTGCAGGCGCTGGGGATGGGCGCCGTGATCGTGGCGCCCATGCTGGCGCGCGGCAGCGTGCTGGGCGCCATCACCTTCGTGAGCGGACCCGGGCAGCACTACGGCGACGAGGACCTGGCGGTCGCCGAGGACCTGGCCCGCCGCGCCGGCATCTCCATCGACAACGCCCGCCTCTTCCGCGCCGCCGAGCGCGCCCGCGCCCAGGCCGAAGAGGCCAGCCGCGCCAAGAGCGAGTTCCTGGCCGCCATGAGCCACGAGATGCGCACGCCGCTGAACGCGGTGCTGGGCTACGTGGACCTGCTGGAGGTGGAGATCGCCGGGCCGCTGACCGAGGAGCAGCGCGAGCAGATGGCCCGCATCCGCGGCTCCAGCGCGCAGCTGCTGGCGCTGGTGGACCAGGTGCTGGACCTGGCGCGGCTCGAGTCCGGGAGCCTGCCCGTGGCCCGCGAGCGCGCCCCGGTGCGCGAGGCGGTGGACGAGGCGCTGGGGCGCATCCGCACCGCGGCCGCGGCGGAAGGGGTGGCGCTGGCGAACGAGTGCCCCGGCGACAGCCGCGGCTACTTCGTCGGCGACGTGGGGCGCGTGGGCGAGGTGCTGGACCACCTCCTTTCCAACGCGGTGAAGTTCACCGGGCGCGGCGGCCAGGTGCGGGTGACCTGCGGCGTGGCGGGGCGCGCGGACCCCGGCGCGCGGGTGAGCGGGCCCGGGCCGTGGGCCTGCATCGAGGTGGAGGACACGGGGGTGGGGATCGAGCCCGGGCGGCTGGACGAGATGTTCGAGCCCTTCCGCCAGGGGAGCGCCGGGCACACGCGCACCGAGGGGGGCGCGGGGCTGGGGCTGACCGTGGCCCGCCACCTTTCCCGGCTGATGGGGGGCGACGTGACGGTCCGCTCGTCGCCCGGCCGGGGCTCGTGCTTCACACTCTGGCTTCCCGCGGCGCCGGAGAGCGAGGTGGACCTGGAGCGCGACGAGCGGGCGCGGCGCCGCAGCGGGCACGCCATCGAGGCGGCCGGGCGCGACCTCACCTGCCACGTGGACGGCGTAATGGAGGCGTACGTCCGCCGCATCCGCGGCGACGCCCGGCTGCGGAGCGCGCGCGACGCCACCACCGTGGACCTGCTGGACCACGCCGCCACGCTGGTGGCCGACGTGGCGCAGTCGATGGTGGTGCTGGGCGGGGTGGCCGAGGACACGCCACGGCTGCTGCGCGACGGCAGCCGCATCCAGCGCTTCGTGGCCGAGCTGCACGCCGAGCAGCGCCGCCGCCTGGGGTGGACCGAGCCCGAGCTGCGGCGCGACTTCGAGGTGCTGCGCGAGGAGGTGGAAAGCTCCGTGCGCACGCACTGTCCCCCCGGCGAGGGCGCCGAGGCGGCGGCCGCGGTGGCGGCGCGGCTGCTGCGGCAGTCCGAGCGCGTGGGGATGCAGGCGTACCGCGCCGCCGCGGCCAGCGACGAGCCCACCTCGCCGCCGCCCGAGGCGCGGAGCGGCGCACCCTCAGCCGAGCGGCAGGGCGATGTCGGACGACCCGGTTGA
- a CDS encoding DEAD/DEAH box helicase, which translates to MASFNDLGLREPLVMALEEEGIEHPTALQQAAIPVLRREGNLVARASSGSGKTLAYALGVLDRIEPRASSGGDGEGEGEEGDAGASGEGQGTRVLVLVPTAEAAEHAALSLVPIAHAADLVVTVSGPGWGTSAGEADVLVATPAQVMEAVRTSGVKLDAVEAIVIDGASDIEALGGWEPMETLFDNVPRTAQRVVITTTSTPAVQDLIDRRVKRSVKYPTQPAVPDAVEAATTGMVGYVPVSEREKVDTVARLLGGAGNGEAPPTLVCRTEERAAQVAEALSLRGFLVGDGDDEDADVVVTGSAEGLDGAGTVISFDVPGDEEALRARHGGEHTGFVLVQPRELPHLREIAKRAGFAASPAGITGEQHPAADELRRFRQEIRRAIREEDVGAQMLVLEPLFEDYTAAEVAAAAAALLRKRAPVPAAEPAPAAAPRASASSAGARLPLQRESTSGGAPAPFTRLFVGVGERDGIRAGDLVGAIAGEADIPGSSVGKIDIRDTFSIVEVPADAAQRVIDAVNGTTIKGRSVRVDYDRGGDRARRPGGGTGSTGPRGAGPRGGGFRGGGAREGGGPPSRGGPRGGGFGGGGGTRRPPVRRPPRDE; encoded by the coding sequence ATGGCTTCGTTCAACGACCTCGGGCTTCGCGAGCCGCTGGTGATGGCGCTCGAGGAGGAGGGGATCGAGCACCCCACCGCGCTGCAGCAGGCCGCCATCCCCGTGCTGCGGCGCGAGGGGAACCTGGTGGCGCGCGCCTCCAGCGGCTCGGGGAAGACGCTCGCGTACGCGCTGGGCGTGCTGGACCGCATCGAGCCCCGCGCCTCGTCCGGCGGCGACGGCGAGGGTGAGGGCGAGGAGGGCGATGCCGGGGCGTCCGGCGAAGGGCAGGGAACGCGGGTGCTGGTGCTGGTTCCCACCGCCGAGGCGGCCGAGCACGCGGCGCTTTCCCTCGTTCCCATCGCCCATGCGGCCGACCTGGTGGTCACCGTCTCCGGGCCCGGCTGGGGCACCTCCGCGGGCGAGGCCGACGTCCTCGTCGCCACCCCCGCGCAGGTGATGGAGGCGGTCCGCACGTCCGGCGTGAAGCTCGACGCGGTCGAGGCCATCGTCATCGACGGGGCCAGCGACATCGAGGCGCTGGGCGGGTGGGAGCCGATGGAAACGCTGTTCGACAACGTGCCGCGCACCGCGCAGCGCGTGGTCATCACCACCACCTCCACCCCCGCGGTGCAGGACCTGATCGACCGCCGGGTGAAGCGCTCGGTGAAGTATCCCACGCAGCCCGCCGTTCCCGACGCGGTGGAGGCGGCGACGACCGGCATGGTCGGCTACGTTCCCGTCAGCGAGCGCGAGAAGGTGGACACGGTCGCGCGGCTGCTGGGCGGCGCGGGGAACGGCGAGGCGCCGCCCACGCTGGTGTGCCGTACCGAGGAGCGGGCCGCGCAGGTAGCCGAGGCGCTGTCGCTGCGCGGCTTCCTGGTGGGGGATGGAGACGACGAGGACGCCGACGTGGTGGTCACCGGCTCGGCCGAGGGGCTGGACGGCGCGGGCACGGTGATCTCGTTCGACGTGCCGGGCGACGAAGAGGCGCTGCGCGCGCGCCATGGCGGCGAGCACACCGGCTTCGTGCTGGTGCAGCCGCGCGAGCTGCCGCACCTGCGCGAGATCGCGAAGCGCGCCGGCTTCGCCGCGAGCCCCGCGGGGATCACCGGCGAGCAGCACCCGGCGGCCGACGAGCTGCGCCGCTTCCGCCAGGAGATCCGCCGCGCCATCCGCGAGGAGGACGTGGGCGCGCAGATGCTGGTGCTGGAGCCGCTGTTCGAGGACTACACCGCCGCCGAGGTGGCCGCCGCCGCCGCCGCGCTGCTGCGCAAGCGCGCGCCCGTCCCCGCGGCCGAGCCGGCGCCCGCCGCCGCGCCGCGCGCCTCCGCGTCGTCCGCGGGCGCGCGCCTGCCGCTGCAGCGCGAGTCCACCTCCGGTGGGGCGCCCGCGCCGTTCACGCGCCTGTTCGTGGGCGTGGGCGAGCGCGACGGCATCCGCGCCGGCGACCTGGTGGGCGCCATCGCGGGCGAGGCCGACATCCCCGGGAGCAGCGTGGGGAAGATCGACATCCGCGACACCTTCTCCATCGTCGAGGTGCCCGCCGACGCGGCGCAGCGGGTGATCGACGCGGTGAACGGCACCACCATCAAGGGCCGCAGCGTGCGCGTGGACTACGACCGCGGCGGCGACCGCGCCCGCCGTCCGGGGGGCGGCACCGGCAGCACCGGCCCGCGCGGTGCGGGTCCGCGGGGCGGGGGCTTCCGCGGCGGCGGCGCGCGCGAGGGGGGCGGGCCCCCCTCCCGCGGCGGCCCGCGCGGCGGGGGCTTCGGGGGCGGCGGGGGCACGCGCCGCCCGCCCGTCCGCCGTCCTCCGCGCGACGAGTAG
- a CDS encoding SRPBCC family protein: MAEIAERLRLGRRVNVGRNERLVSLAGGAGLALLGARQRGVGGALMGLAGAWLVARGASGHCFVYDAAGVDTADAAPSRGRLAAEEEPGVSVNASITVNRAADEAYAAWRDFAQAPRYMDRISRVDVLDPVRSRWTATGPMGRSWTWESEVVEDRPGELIAWESLPGSELPNRGWVQFLPAGSDGRQTEVRYFVEFDPPGGVIGDAIASVFHDAPKEMVRGDLRRFRQMLETGETAAATAPLAGGGESADDAG, translated from the coding sequence GTGGCGGAAATCGCGGAACGGCTGCGGCTGGGCCGGCGGGTGAACGTGGGCAGGAACGAGCGCCTGGTCTCGCTGGCGGGCGGCGCGGGGCTGGCGCTGCTCGGCGCGCGGCAGAGAGGCGTGGGCGGCGCGCTGATGGGGCTGGCGGGCGCGTGGCTGGTGGCGCGCGGCGCCTCTGGCCACTGCTTCGTCTACGACGCGGCCGGCGTCGATACGGCGGACGCGGCGCCGTCTCGCGGGCGGCTGGCGGCGGAGGAGGAGCCGGGGGTGAGCGTGAACGCCTCGATCACCGTGAACCGCGCGGCGGACGAGGCCTACGCGGCGTGGCGCGACTTCGCGCAGGCGCCGCGCTACATGGACCGCATCTCGCGCGTGGACGTGCTCGATCCGGTTCGCTCGCGCTGGACCGCCACGGGGCCGATGGGGCGCTCGTGGACGTGGGAGAGCGAGGTGGTGGAGGACCGCCCGGGCGAGCTGATCGCGTGGGAGTCGCTCCCCGGCTCGGAGCTGCCGAACCGCGGCTGGGTGCAGTTCCTCCCCGCGGGAAGCGACGGCCGGCAGACGGAGGTGCGCTACTTCGTGGAGTTCGACCCGCCCGGCGGCGTGATCGGCGACGCCATCGCCAGCGTGTTCCACGACGCGCCGAAGGAGATGGTGCGCGGCGACCTGCGCCGCTTCCGGCAGATGCTGGAGACCGGCGAGACGGCCGCCGCCACCGCGCCCCTCGCCGGCGGCGGGGAATCCGCGGACGATGCCGGGTGA
- a CDS encoding COX15/CtaA family protein, translating into MQQSQPLRRFARYAWGVLAWNVGVVVWGAFVRASGSGAGCGNHWPACNGQVIPQSPSVHTLIELTHRLMTGVDTPLVVALAWLAWKLYAKASPVRRAAAVSLFFLVTEALVGAALVKLDLVADNRSTARIWMMALHLVNTFLLLGSLTLTAWLASGRAAPRLRGQGALAWVMLGAVAATIAVGTTGAITALGDTLYPKAHVGIDLPAAATFLERLRIVHPIVAIATALYVMLAGVLARRMRPGAETAALSRRLVALFAAQIMAGVFNVAMLAPVWMQLVHLLLADAVWIVLVCTAASALAPAESLVPAAAGRPEFAPSAG; encoded by the coding sequence GTGCAGCAATCCCAGCCTCTCCGCCGCTTTGCCCGCTACGCGTGGGGCGTTCTCGCCTGGAACGTGGGCGTGGTCGTCTGGGGCGCGTTCGTGCGCGCCTCGGGCTCGGGCGCGGGGTGCGGCAACCACTGGCCGGCGTGCAACGGGCAGGTCATCCCCCAGTCGCCCTCCGTCCACACCCTCATCGAGCTCACGCACCGGCTGATGACGGGGGTCGACACGCCGCTGGTCGTCGCCCTGGCGTGGCTCGCGTGGAAGCTGTACGCGAAGGCGAGCCCGGTGCGCCGCGCGGCCGCCGTCTCCCTCTTCTTCCTGGTGACGGAGGCGCTGGTGGGCGCGGCGCTGGTGAAGCTGGACCTGGTGGCGGACAACCGCTCCACCGCGCGCATCTGGATGATGGCGCTGCACCTGGTGAACACCTTCCTCCTCCTGGGCTCGCTGACGCTGACCGCGTGGCTGGCGTCGGGCCGCGCGGCGCCGCGTCTGCGCGGGCAGGGTGCGCTCGCCTGGGTGATGCTGGGCGCCGTCGCCGCCACGATCGCCGTGGGCACCACCGGCGCCATCACCGCGCTGGGCGACACGCTGTATCCCAAGGCGCACGTGGGGATCGATCTTCCCGCCGCGGCCACCTTCCTGGAGCGGCTGCGCATCGTCCACCCCATCGTTGCCATCGCCACCGCGCTGTACGTGATGCTGGCCGGCGTCCTGGCGCGGCGGATGCGCCCCGGCGCGGAGACGGCGGCGCTGTCGCGGCGCCTGGTCGCGCTCTTCGCCGCGCAGATCATGGCCGGCGTGTTCAACGTGGCCATGCTGGCGCCGGTGTGGATGCAGCTCGTCCACCTCCTCCTGGCCGACGCCGTATGGATCGTGCTGGTGTGCACCGCCGCCTCCGCGCTCGCCCCCGCAGAATCCCTCGTCCCCGCCGCGGCCGGGCGCCCGGAATTCGCGCCGTCCGCCGGTTGA
- a CDS encoding heme o synthase, which produces MGKATDARRRGVAKAVAGVIFASFQADRTPRARRNPLVDPMPDAMARYAADPLAVREALETPLTTATHRAGIAARGGRAGARQRARDYVTLTKPRIISLLLVTTWAPMVIALRGLPPLSTFLWTMLGGYLMAGGANAINMYMDRDIDARMPRTALRPIPSGRMSPAHVLGFGVTLGAAAFALFWVLVNPLSAVLALTGLLYYVFIYTRWLKRTSPQNIVIGGAAGAFPPLVGWAAATGHVSLTAVYLFLIVFFWTPPHFWALALVKQKDYGRVGVPMAPNVWGERETMRQMLIYTALLIPITLAPVTYGGLGPVYGLAAALLGGWFMWGVVKVARAKNFTQPAWALYRSSLLYLALLFAAMAVDGVVPLGRAGAQPVILRHPDVVAAKDAP; this is translated from the coding sequence GTGGGGAAGGCTACGGACGCGCGCCGCCGCGGGGTGGCGAAGGCGGTGGCGGGGGTTATATTTGCCTCCTTTCAGGCGGACCGCACCCCGCGCGCCCGCCGGAACCCGTTGGTGGACCCGATGCCCGATGCCATGGCGCGCTACGCGGCCGACCCCCTGGCCGTCCGCGAGGCGCTCGAGACGCCCCTGACCACCGCCACGCACCGCGCCGGCATCGCCGCGCGCGGCGGCCGGGCGGGCGCGCGGCAGCGCGCGCGCGACTACGTGACGCTCACCAAGCCGCGGATCATCTCCCTGCTGCTGGTGACCACCTGGGCGCCGATGGTCATCGCGCTGCGCGGCCTTCCCCCGCTGTCCACCTTCCTGTGGACCATGCTGGGCGGATACCTGATGGCGGGCGGCGCGAACGCCATCAACATGTACATGGACCGCGACATCGACGCGCGGATGCCGCGCACGGCGCTGCGCCCCATCCCCAGCGGGCGGATGTCGCCGGCGCACGTGCTGGGCTTCGGCGTGACCCTGGGTGCGGCGGCGTTCGCGCTCTTCTGGGTGCTGGTAAACCCGCTGAGCGCCGTGCTGGCGCTCACGGGGCTCCTCTACTACGTGTTCATCTACACCCGCTGGCTGAAGCGCACCTCGCCGCAGAACATCGTGATCGGCGGGGCGGCGGGCGCGTTTCCGCCGCTGGTGGGGTGGGCGGCGGCCACGGGGCACGTGTCGCTCACCGCGGTCTACCTCTTCCTCATCGTCTTCTTCTGGACGCCGCCGCACTTCTGGGCGCTGGCGCTGGTGAAGCAGAAGGACTACGGCCGCGTGGGCGTTCCCATGGCGCCCAACGTGTGGGGCGAGCGCGAGACCATGCGGCAGATGCTGATCTACACCGCGCTGCTCATCCCCATCACCCTGGCGCCCGTGACGTACGGCGGGCTGGGGCCGGTGTACGGACTGGCGGCGGCGCTGCTGGGCGGGTGGTTCATGTGGGGGGTGGTGAAGGTGGCGCGGGCGAAGAACTTCACGCAGCCGGCGTGGGCGCTGTACCGCAGCTCGCTGCTGTACCTGGCGCTGCTCTTCGCGGCGATGGCGGTGGATGGCGTGGTGCCGCTGGGCCGCGCCGGCGCCCAGCCGGTGATCCTGCGGCACCCCGATGTGGTGGCGGCCAAGGACGCGCCATGA
- a CDS encoding DinB family protein — MAVATVSKQPAVPAERDDPRWDEAVDEHRAALAAFLNAAEAATDEAWSAPWAPGKWTRAQIAEHLALAYEAALHEIRTGEAMRPRLPPWRQKLLRWVLLPHILFHRTFPLRAVSPREIRPPEATRPRREQLRRLRELGERFEVELDVARRGGGGGISHPYFGRVGPVKGMRFVAVHIEHHTRQIAKGE, encoded by the coding sequence ATGGCCGTTGCCACGGTCTCCAAGCAGCCCGCCGTTCCCGCCGAGCGCGACGACCCCCGCTGGGACGAGGCGGTGGACGAGCACCGCGCCGCGCTGGCCGCGTTCCTGAACGCCGCCGAGGCGGCGACCGACGAGGCGTGGAGCGCGCCGTGGGCGCCGGGGAAGTGGACGCGCGCGCAGATCGCCGAGCACCTGGCGCTGGCGTACGAGGCGGCGCTGCACGAGATCCGGACCGGCGAGGCGATGCGCCCGCGGCTTCCCCCCTGGCGGCAGAAGCTGCTGCGCTGGGTGCTCCTTCCCCACATCCTCTTCCACCGCACCTTCCCGCTCCGCGCCGTCTCTCCGCGCGAGATCCGGCCGCCGGAGGCCACGCGCCCGCGGCGCGAGCAGCTGCGGCGGCTGCGCGAGCTGGGCGAGCGCTTCGAGGTGGAGCTGGACGTGGCGCGCCGGGGTGGCGGGGGCGGGATCTCGCACCCGTACTTCGGGCGGGTGGGGCCGGTGAAGGGGATGCGCTTCGTGGCCGTCCACATCGAGCACCACACGCGGCAGATCGCGAAGGGCGAGTAG